From the genome of Yersinia enterocolitica, one region includes:
- a CDS encoding glycosyltransferase, producing MVEKTAELASTVEQSTAFSLPYFEFLVCVRRYEEAGRLLVLMLEQLDRQYGRWDVFSLKHQSVQQQEHYCNRLAAAIGNLLSDPGFVVSDKGFLQLINFHRWIALIFAASPFGHADHVITNLNQAGEGCAHPLRFEHHNFLKFCLMYLPESGIPLQPDILWQFNPPVAAALFLALLSPRILPSAAGHAKRERLLEWLPEKLLTLENLEGLPERILHDVYMHCSYADRAAKHAIKRSINFHLRNTLLRNGLSDNHSLPPARDKPLMLVILEWFNSGHSIYRTHSSTLRAAREQFSTHGVTIVGATDAITRDVFDDFTEVQRAGAVEAIVALAQQLRPDVIYFPSVGMFPLTIALTNLRLAPLQIMALGHPATTHSSYIDAVLVEEDYLGDPQCFSEKVVALPKDCLPYVPPANICQPEPIQHFDERPAVHIAVCASAMKINPRFIDTCAEIARQTSTPVIFHFLVGFCWGITHRVMEKAVNAVIPQAKIYEHLAYQDYLLVINQCDLFINPFPFGNTNGIVDTVRQGLPGVCLSGAEVHEHIDEGLFRRLGLSEELIAHDLAEYIAVTVRLITDIEWRNSLRRQLLTIQPDNVLFSGKPEQFGLIIRGLLDDCGAERG from the coding sequence ATGGTGGAAAAAACGGCTGAATTAGCATCAACGGTAGAGCAGTCGACCGCATTTTCATTACCCTATTTCGAGTTTTTAGTGTGTGTGCGGCGCTATGAGGAGGCGGGGCGATTACTGGTCTTGATGTTGGAGCAACTGGACCGCCAATATGGCCGCTGGGATGTTTTTTCGCTTAAGCATCAATCGGTACAGCAACAGGAGCATTACTGTAATCGCCTGGCTGCGGCTATTGGCAACCTACTTTCTGATCCTGGTTTTGTGGTATCCGATAAAGGTTTTTTACAACTGATTAATTTCCATCGCTGGATAGCGTTGATATTTGCCGCATCACCTTTTGGCCATGCGGATCATGTGATTACCAACCTTAATCAAGCGGGGGAGGGATGCGCCCATCCTTTGCGCTTTGAGCACCATAATTTTCTGAAATTTTGCCTGATGTATTTACCTGAATCGGGTATTCCGCTTCAGCCGGATATATTGTGGCAATTTAATCCCCCTGTGGCCGCGGCACTGTTTCTGGCGTTACTGTCGCCACGTATTTTACCCAGCGCTGCTGGGCATGCGAAACGTGAGCGGCTATTAGAGTGGTTACCTGAAAAACTACTAACGCTAGAGAATCTTGAGGGCTTACCTGAACGCATCCTGCACGATGTTTATATGCATTGCAGTTATGCAGATAGAGCAGCAAAACACGCCATAAAACGCAGTATTAATTTTCACTTACGTAACACGCTGCTGCGCAATGGGCTATCTGATAACCACTCCCTCCCACCTGCGCGGGATAAACCATTGATGCTGGTTATCCTGGAGTGGTTTAACAGCGGCCATTCTATTTACCGTACTCACTCCAGTACGTTGCGCGCCGCGCGTGAGCAGTTTTCCACCCATGGCGTCACCATTGTGGGGGCCACTGATGCCATCACCCGTGACGTTTTTGATGATTTTACCGAGGTCCAGCGGGCGGGGGCGGTTGAGGCTATTGTGGCATTGGCGCAACAATTGCGACCGGATGTTATCTACTTCCCCAGTGTCGGGATGTTTCCACTCACCATTGCACTGACTAATTTACGCTTAGCGCCCTTACAGATAATGGCACTAGGCCATCCGGCAACGACCCATTCCAGCTATATTGATGCGGTATTAGTGGAAGAGGATTATCTGGGGGATCCTCAGTGTTTCTCCGAAAAAGTGGTTGCGTTACCCAAGGACTGTCTGCCCTATGTGCCGCCTGCCAATATTTGCCAGCCGGAACCGATACAACATTTCGATGAGCGCCCAGCGGTACATATCGCGGTTTGTGCCTCGGCGATGAAAATTAACCCTCGCTTTATCGATACCTGTGCTGAGATTGCCCGGCAAACATCAACGCCGGTGATATTTCATTTTTTGGTGGGTTTTTGCTGGGGAATTACCCATCGAGTGATGGAAAAAGCCGTTAATGCTGTTATCCCTCAAGCTAAAATCTATGAGCATTTGGCCTATCAGGACTATTTATTGGTCATTAATCAGTGTGACCTGTTTATTAATCCTTTTCCTTTCGGCAATACCAATGGCATCGTCGATACTGTGCGTCAGGGGTTACCCGGTGTTTGCCTGAGTGGGGCTGAAGTACACGAACATATCGATGAGGGATTGTTCCGTCGGCTGGGATTATCTGAGGAGTTGATTGCACATGATTTGGCTGAGTATATTGCGGTTACCGTGCGGCTGATCACCGATATTGAGTGGCGTAATAGCCTACGTCGCCAGTTGTTAACAATTCAGCCTGATAATGTGCTGTTTAGCGGGAAACCTGAGCAATTCGGGCTAATTATTAGAGGCCTGCTTGATGATTGTGGTGCTGAAAGAGGATAA
- the gmhA gene encoding D-sedoheptulose 7-phosphate isomerase (catalyzes the isomerization of sedoheptulose 7-phosphate to D-glycero-D-manno-heptose 7-phosphate) has product MYQDLIRSELNEAADTLANFLKDDSNINAIASAAVLLADSFKAGGKVLSCGNGGSHCDAMHFAEELTGRYRENRPGYPAIAISDVSHISCVSNDFGYDYIFSRYVEAVGRAGDVLLGISTSGNSANVIKAIDAARAKGMKVITLTGKDGGKMAGTADIEIRVPHFGYADRIQEIHIKVIHILIQLIEKEMVKA; this is encoded by the coding sequence ATGTACCAGGATTTAATCCGCAGTGAATTGAATGAAGCAGCAGACACACTGGCAAACTTTTTGAAAGATGATAGCAATATCAATGCTATTGCGAGCGCAGCCGTATTATTGGCTGATTCTTTTAAGGCTGGCGGTAAAGTCTTGTCATGCGGTAATGGCGGTTCCCATTGTGATGCCATGCATTTTGCCGAAGAGTTGACCGGCCGCTACCGCGAGAATCGTCCAGGTTATCCGGCGATTGCTATTTCAGATGTTAGCCATATCTCTTGTGTTAGTAATGATTTTGGTTATGACTATATCTTCTCTCGTTATGTTGAAGCCGTCGGCCGCGCAGGGGATGTATTACTCGGTATTTCCACTTCCGGTAATTCAGCTAATGTCATTAAGGCGATTGATGCTGCTCGTGCCAAAGGGATGAAGGTGATCACCCTGACGGGTAAAGACGGTGGCAAAATGGCGGGTACGGCAGATATCGAAATTCGGGTTCCCCATTTTGGTTATGCCGATCGCATTCAGGAAATTCATATCAAAGTGATTCATATCTTGATTCAATTGATTGAAAAAGAGATGGTTAAAGCCTGA
- a CDS encoding transpeptidase, whose translation MGKIARLFAMLTFVVIIGLPAVSFTSSASEPVAVSKELKQQLLGSSVYIQIFKEERTLELYARLQGEYRLVQSYRICEFSGGLGPKRREGDFKSPEGFYSIDMRHLKPDSKFYRAINIGFPNDYDKSQGYSGKYLMIHGACKSIGCYAMTDAYMDEIFNYVQTAFIFGQEKVDISIYPFRMTEQNMQRHRNSSDYSFWRQLQPGYAYFTKNRMPPSVAVINGQYVLSRPPVSNAPVSQYALTKSNSLTKTE comes from the coding sequence ATGGGCAAAATCGCACGGTTGTTTGCGATGCTTACGTTTGTGGTGATAATTGGTTTGCCTGCGGTATCCTTCACCAGCTCAGCCAGTGAGCCTGTGGCAGTATCCAAAGAGCTAAAACAACAATTACTCGGGTCATCGGTCTATATTCAGATTTTCAAAGAAGAACGTACCCTGGAATTATACGCCAGGCTACAAGGTGAATATCGTTTAGTGCAAAGCTATCGCATCTGTGAATTTTCAGGTGGCCTTGGCCCAAAACGCCGTGAAGGGGATTTTAAAAGCCCGGAAGGTTTTTACAGTATTGATATGCGCCATTTAAAACCTGACAGTAAGTTTTATCGGGCAATCAATATTGGCTTCCCAAATGATTATGATAAGTCGCAGGGTTATTCAGGGAAATATCTGATGATCCACGGCGCTTGCAAATCAATCGGCTGTTATGCAATGACCGATGCCTATATGGACGAGATATTTAACTACGTGCAAACGGCATTTATCTTTGGTCAGGAAAAAGTGGATATCAGTATCTATCCATTCCGTATGACTGAACAAAATATGCAACGCCACCGTAACTCGTCGGATTACAGCTTCTGGCGGCAATTACAGCCGGGATATGCCTATTTTACCAAAAACCGGATGCCCCCATCCGTTGCAGTGATCAACGGGCAGTATGTACTCAGCCGCCCGCCAGTCTCCAATGCACCGGTATCGCAATATGCGCTCACCAAATCAAATTCGCTCACCAAAACAGAATAA
- a CDS encoding Na(+)-translocating NADH-quinone reductase subunit A (uses the energy from reduction of ubiquinone-1 to ubiquinol to move Na(+) ions from the cytoplasm to the periplasm): MIKIKKGLDLPIAGAPVQVIEDGPAIRHVALLGEEYVGMRPSMLVQEGDWVKKGQALFEDKKNPGVTFTAFASGRISAINRGERRVLQSVVIEIEGDEQVPFPHYDAADLNHLSNEQVQSLLLASGLWTAFRTRPFSKTPVPSSRPRAIFVSAMDTQPLAANPQVIIATESDAFKHGLTVLTRLTEGKVHVGHAPGQVVANHSNAQITYNEFSGPHPAGLVGTHIHFLEPVSLRKMVWHVGYQDVIAIGKLFTRGELCTDRIVALAGPQVNQPVLVRTRLGASLAELTAAKLKEGENRIISGSVLSGTAFSATHGYLGRFHQQVSVIREGREKELFGWVMPGRDKYSITRTTLGHFFKRKLFAFSTDMHGGERAMVPIGNYERVMPLDILATHLLRDLLSGDTDSAQALGCLELDEEDLALCTFVCPGKYEYGPALRDILTQIEQEG, from the coding sequence ATGATTAAAATAAAGAAAGGACTCGACCTACCCATCGCCGGAGCACCTGTGCAGGTGATAGAGGATGGTCCTGCTATTCGTCATGTGGCTCTGCTCGGTGAAGAGTATGTGGGCATGCGCCCCTCAATGTTGGTGCAAGAAGGTGATTGGGTTAAGAAAGGCCAGGCGCTCTTTGAAGATAAAAAAAATCCAGGGGTGACCTTTACTGCGTTCGCCAGTGGCAGAATTAGCGCTATTAATCGTGGTGAACGCCGGGTGCTACAATCTGTTGTGATAGAGATTGAAGGGGATGAGCAAGTACCTTTCCCACACTATGATGCAGCGGACCTTAATCATCTGAGCAATGAACAGGTGCAAAGCCTATTACTGGCGTCTGGTTTATGGACCGCATTCAGAACCCGCCCGTTTAGTAAAACCCCTGTTCCTAGTAGTCGCCCACGCGCTATTTTTGTCAGTGCAATGGATACCCAACCGCTGGCAGCCAATCCGCAGGTCATTATTGCCACTGAGTCAGACGCCTTTAAGCACGGTTTAACTGTTCTTACGCGTCTAACTGAAGGCAAGGTGCATGTGGGCCATGCCCCGGGGCAGGTGGTTGCCAACCATTCTAATGCCCAGATAACTTATAATGAATTCTCCGGCCCCCATCCTGCGGGTCTGGTTGGTACCCACATCCATTTTCTTGAACCGGTGAGCTTGCGTAAAATGGTGTGGCATGTGGGTTATCAGGATGTGATTGCTATCGGTAAATTATTTACCCGTGGTGAACTCTGTACTGACCGCATCGTTGCGCTGGCGGGTCCACAGGTAAATCAACCGGTATTAGTGCGTACCCGTTTGGGTGCCAGCCTGGCTGAATTAACCGCGGCTAAGTTAAAAGAGGGGGAGAACCGTATTATCTCTGGTTCAGTCCTCAGCGGCACGGCTTTCTCCGCAACTCATGGTTATTTGGGCCGTTTCCACCAGCAAGTATCGGTTATCCGCGAAGGGCGAGAAAAAGAACTATTTGGTTGGGTAATGCCAGGTCGCGATAAATATTCGATCACCCGCACCACGCTGGGCCATTTCTTCAAACGCAAACTGTTTGCTTTCTCAACCGACATGCACGGCGGGGAGCGCGCTATGGTGCCTATTGGCAACTATGAGCGGGTGATGCCACTGGATATCCTGGCAACCCATTTGTTGCGTGATCTGTTATCCGGTGATACCGACAGCGCGCAAGCGCTAGGGTGCCTGGAGTTAGATGAAGAAGATTTGGCTTTATGTACATTTGTCTGCCCCGGTAAGTACGAATACGGTCCGGCACTGCGCGACATATTGACCCAGATTGAGCAGGAAGGATAA
- a CDS encoding Na(+)-translocating NADH-quinone reductase subunit C (uses the energy from reduction of ubiquinone-1 to ubiquinol to move Na(+) ions from the cytoplasm to the periplasm) yields MASDKPRNNDSISKTLLVVIVLCLVCSVVVSGAAVGLKAKQQEQRLLDKQRNILAVAGLLQPRMPAEDVQREFALRIEPRLLDLQSGAFIQQDPATFDRAQALRSDQMSIALTPAQDIAGIRRRANVVEIYLVRGESGQINKIVLPVYGSGLWSMMYAFVAIDTDGKTVRGITYYDQGETPGLGGEVENPIWRNQWIGKRLFDEQGQPAIRIVKGRAPANDPHAIDGLSGATLTSNGVQNSFDFWLGENGFGPFLKKVREGALKNG; encoded by the coding sequence GTGGCGAGTGATAAACCAAGAAATAATGACAGCATCAGCAAAACGTTGCTGGTGGTAATTGTGCTCTGTCTGGTGTGTTCTGTGGTGGTTTCTGGTGCGGCTGTTGGTTTGAAAGCCAAGCAGCAGGAGCAACGGCTATTAGACAAACAGCGCAATATTCTAGCGGTGGCGGGTTTGTTGCAACCAAGAATGCCGGCAGAAGACGTTCAGCGGGAATTTGCGCTGCGCATTGAACCACGGCTGCTGGATTTGCAAAGCGGTGCGTTTATTCAACAAGATCCGGCAACCTTTGATCGTGCTCAGGCACTGCGTAGTGACCAAATGAGCATTGCCCTGACGCCCGCACAGGATATTGCTGGCATCCGCCGGCGCGCGAATGTCGTTGAAATTTATCTGGTACGTGGTGAAAGCGGGCAAATCAACAAGATAGTTCTCCCTGTTTATGGCTCCGGTCTGTGGTCAATGATGTATGCCTTTGTTGCCATCGACACTGACGGCAAAACGGTGCGTGGTATCACCTACTACGATCAGGGTGAGACCCCAGGGCTGGGAGGCGAGGTTGAGAACCCAATTTGGCGTAATCAATGGATTGGTAAGCGGCTATTTGACGAGCAAGGCCAACCGGCTATTCGGATTGTTAAAGGGCGCGCACCGGCTAATGATCCTCATGCGATCGATGGTCTGTCAGGTGCAACCTTGACCTCTAATGGGGTGCAAAACAGCTTTGATTTTTGGCTCGGTGAAAACGGCTTT
- a CDS encoding class II glutamine amidotransferase — protein MCELLGMSANVPTDICFSFTGLVQRGGGTGPHKDGWGITFYEGNGCRTFKDPQPSFNSPIARLVQDYPIKSCAVVSHIRQANRGEVALENTHPFTREMWGRNWTYAHNGQLKGYRQLETGTFRPIGQTDSEYAFCWLLNQLAKRYPRTPSNWPAVFRYIATLCEQLRAKGVFNMLLSDGRFVMAFCSTNLYWITRRAPFGKATLLDQDVEIDFQRQTTPKDVVTVIATQPLTGNETWHKIAPGEFALFCFGERI, from the coding sequence ATGTGCGAATTGCTCGGGATGAGCGCAAATGTTCCCACGGATATTTGCTTTAGCTTTACCGGCCTAGTGCAAAGGGGCGGGGGGACTGGCCCACATAAAGATGGCTGGGGTATTACCTTTTATGAAGGTAATGGTTGCCGCACGTTTAAAGATCCCCAACCCAGTTTTAATTCACCCATAGCCCGTTTGGTACAAGACTACCCGATAAAATCCTGTGCGGTGGTTTCTCATATCCGTCAGGCAAATCGCGGTGAAGTGGCGTTAGAGAATACCCACCCTTTTACCCGCGAAATGTGGGGACGAAACTGGACGTATGCCCATAACGGCCAACTTAAAGGTTATCGTCAATTAGAGACCGGTACTTTCCGGCCTATCGGTCAGACTGACAGCGAATATGCTTTCTGCTGGCTACTTAATCAATTGGCAAAGCGCTACCCTCGTACTCCCAGTAACTGGCCAGCGGTATTCCGCTATATCGCTACCCTATGTGAGCAGTTGCGGGCCAAAGGGGTCTTTAATATGTTGCTCTCGGATGGGCGTTTTGTGATGGCGTTCTGTTCGACCAATCTGTATTGGATTACGCGCCGGGCACCTTTTGGTAAAGCGACCTTACTGGATCAAGATGTTGAGATAGATTTTCAACGCCAGACCACACCCAAAGATGTGGTCACGGTGATTGCGACTCAACCCCTGACAGGTAATGAAACCTGGCACAAAATTGCACCAGGTGAATTTGCATTATTCTGTTTTGGTGAGCGAATTTGA
- a CDS encoding NADH:ubiquinone reductase (Na(+)-transporting) subunit B, with amino-acid sequence MGLKNFLEKIEHHFEAGGKLEKYYPLYEAAATIFYTQGKVTPGASHVRDAIDLKRMMILVWLAVFPAMFWGMYNVGLQAIPALNQLYSGAELQQVIASDWHYWLAQMLGASLAPDAGWASKMVLGAVYFLPIYAVVFVVGGFWEVVFSIVRKHEINEGFFVTSILFALIVPPTLPLWQAALGISFGVVIGKEIFGGTGRNFLNPALAGRAFLFFAYPAQISGDLVWTAADGFSGATPLSQWSVNGSHSLVNTITNQPITWMDAFLGNIPGSIGEVSTLMILIGGAIILFGRIASWRIVAGVMIGMIATAYLFNWVGSTTNPLFAMPWYWHLVLGGFAFGMIFMATDPVSASFTNKGKWWYGGLIGAMCVLIRVANPAYPEGMMLAILFANLFAPLFDYVVVQANIKRRKARGE; translated from the coding sequence ATGGGCCTGAAAAATTTTCTTGAGAAAATAGAGCACCACTTTGAAGCGGGTGGCAAATTAGAGAAGTACTATCCGCTATATGAAGCCGCAGCCACTATTTTCTATACGCAGGGCAAAGTAACACCGGGTGCTTCCCATGTACGAGATGCAATCGACCTGAAAAGGATGATGATTCTGGTATGGCTGGCGGTATTCCCAGCCATGTTCTGGGGCATGTATAACGTAGGGCTACAGGCCATCCCGGCGCTAAACCAACTCTACAGTGGCGCGGAACTGCAACAGGTTATAGCCAGTGACTGGCATTACTGGTTGGCACAAATGCTAGGGGCGTCATTGGCTCCAGATGCTGGCTGGGCAAGCAAAATGGTGCTGGGGGCGGTTTATTTTCTGCCTATCTATGCCGTTGTGTTTGTGGTCGGTGGTTTTTGGGAAGTGGTATTCTCTATTGTCCGCAAGCATGAAATCAACGAAGGTTTCTTTGTCACCTCGATTCTGTTTGCCCTGATAGTCCCTCCCACATTGCCATTATGGCAAGCAGCACTTGGGATCTCTTTCGGTGTGGTTATTGGTAAAGAGATTTTTGGTGGCACTGGGCGTAACTTCCTCAACCCGGCACTGGCTGGGCGTGCTTTCCTATTCTTTGCTTATCCGGCACAGATATCCGGTGATTTGGTGTGGACTGCCGCTGATGGTTTTTCTGGTGCAACTCCATTGTCACAATGGAGTGTCAACGGTAGCCACAGTTTGGTTAATACCATTACTAATCAGCCTATTACGTGGATGGATGCTTTCCTCGGTAATATTCCCGGATCTATTGGCGAGGTCTCTACGCTGATGATCCTGATTGGCGGTGCCATTATTCTTTTCGGCCGCATCGCCTCGTGGCGGATTGTGGCTGGGGTCATGATTGGCATGATTGCTACGGCCTACCTATTTAACTGGGTTGGTTCCACTACCAATCCGTTATTTGCCATGCCGTGGTATTGGCATCTGGTACTCGGTGGTTTCGCTTTCGGGATGATCTTTATGGCGACCGACCCAGTGTCGGCTTCCTTTACCAATAAAGGGAAATGGTGGTATGGCGGCTTGATTGGTGCGATGTGTGTGTTAATCCGCGTCGCTAATCCAGCTTATCCCGAAGGAATGATGCTGGCGATCCTGTTCGCCAACCTGTTTGCACCGCTGTTTGACTATGTGGTTGTTCAGGCCAACATCAAGCGGAGGAAAGCGCGTGGCGAGTGA
- the fadE gene encoding acyl-CoA dehydrogenase (functions in fatty acid oxidation; converts acyl-CoA and FAD to FADH2 and delta2-enoyl-CoA) gives MMVLSIVALLVLIGVLFYHQVNLYLSSLILVVYTAAMGALQLWSFWALLPLVIVLLPLTLTPLRQSLFSAPALRMFRKVMPAMSRTEKEAIDAGTTWWEGDLFQGQPDWKKLHNYPKPQLTAEEQAFIDGPVEEACRMANDFQITHELADLPPELWAYLKEHRFFAMIIKKEYGGLDFSAYAQARVLQKLSGVSGILAITVGVPNSLGPGELLQHYGTEEQKNHYLPGLARGDEIPCFALTSPEAGSDAGAIPDTGTVCMGEWQGKQVLGMRLTWNKRYITLAPIATVLGLAFKLSDPEHLLGDTVDLGITCALIPTNTPGVEIGRRHFPLNVPFQNGPTRGNDIFVPIDYIIGGPKMAGQGWRMLVECLSVGRGITLPSNATGSLKSVAMGIGAYAYIRRQFKISIGKMEGIEEPLARIAGNAYVMDAAATLITSGIMLGEKPAVLSAIVKYHCTHRGQRAVMDAMDIAGGKGICLGPANFVARGYQGAPIGITVEGANILTRSMIIFGQGAIRCHPFVLDEMAAAQSNDVAAFDKALFGHLGHVGSSKIRSFWLGLTNGRTSATPTKDSTRRYYQHLNRLSANLALLSDVSMGVLGGSLKRRERISARLGDILSQMYLASATLKRYEDEGRQKEDLPLVHWGVQDALHQAEQALDDLLRNFPNGVIAGLMRLVVFPFGRVHQAPSDQLDHQLAQLLQVPSATRSRIGRGQYLTPSEFNPVGLLEAALQDVIAAEPIHKRLSKEAGKSLPFTRLDVLAKNALAEGKINVEEAAILTKAEESRLRSINVDEFAADALAAKPALKQPTKQRQTEAA, from the coding sequence ATGATGGTTCTTAGCATTGTTGCCTTACTGGTTCTTATTGGTGTGCTGTTCTATCACCAGGTGAACCTCTATCTCAGTAGTTTGATTCTTGTCGTTTACACCGCCGCGATGGGAGCGTTGCAGTTATGGTCATTCTGGGCATTATTGCCTCTGGTGATTGTTTTGCTACCCCTGACGCTGACCCCACTGCGCCAGTCACTGTTTTCTGCACCAGCATTGCGCATGTTCCGTAAAGTCATGCCTGCGATGTCACGCACCGAAAAAGAAGCGATTGATGCAGGTACCACTTGGTGGGAAGGTGATTTATTCCAGGGCCAGCCTGACTGGAAGAAACTGCATAACTACCCAAAACCGCAGTTAACTGCCGAAGAACAAGCTTTTATTGATGGGCCGGTAGAAGAAGCCTGTCGTATGGCTAATGACTTCCAAATTACCCACGAACTGGCTGACTTGCCGCCAGAACTGTGGGCGTATCTGAAAGAACACCGCTTCTTTGCGATGATCATTAAGAAAGAGTACGGCGGCCTTGATTTCTCAGCTTATGCTCAGGCACGTGTACTGCAAAAACTGTCTGGCGTGTCTGGCATTTTGGCCATCACTGTTGGTGTACCTAACTCTCTCGGCCCCGGCGAATTGCTGCAACACTACGGCACTGAAGAGCAAAAAAATCATTATTTGCCTGGTTTGGCTCGTGGCGACGAGATCCCTTGTTTCGCCCTAACCAGCCCAGAAGCGGGTTCTGATGCCGGCGCAATCCCAGATACCGGCACCGTCTGTATGGGCGAATGGCAAGGTAAGCAGGTACTGGGCATGCGCCTGACCTGGAATAAACGCTATATCACCCTCGCCCCGATCGCCACAGTGCTCGGGCTGGCGTTCAAACTGTCTGACCCTGAACATCTGTTGGGCGATACCGTTGATTTAGGCATCACCTGTGCGCTGATCCCAACCAACACCCCTGGGGTGGAAATTGGTCGTCGTCACTTCCCACTGAATGTGCCATTCCAAAATGGCCCGACCCGTGGCAACGATATCTTTGTGCCGATTGATTACATCATCGGCGGGCCAAAAATGGCTGGGCAGGGCTGGCGCATGCTGGTGGAATGCCTGTCTGTTGGCCGCGGGATTACCTTGCCGTCCAATGCCACTGGTAGCTTAAAAAGTGTGGCGATGGGGATCGGTGCTTACGCCTATATTCGTCGTCAGTTCAAAATCTCAATCGGTAAAATGGAAGGGATTGAAGAGCCGTTGGCGCGAATCGCCGGTAATGCTTATGTGATGGACGCGGCGGCAACCTTAATTACCAGCGGTATTATGCTAGGTGAGAAACCGGCGGTGTTATCCGCTATCGTTAAATATCACTGTACCCACCGTGGTCAACGCGCTGTGATGGATGCCATGGATATTGCCGGCGGTAAAGGGATCTGCCTTGGTCCGGCCAACTTCGTAGCCCGTGGCTACCAAGGTGCCCCTATCGGTATCACCGTTGAAGGCGCTAACATTCTGACCCGTAGCATGATTATCTTCGGCCAGGGGGCAATCCGTTGCCATCCGTTTGTTCTGGATGAAATGGCAGCAGCACAATCTAATGATGTTGCCGCCTTCGATAAAGCGCTGTTCGGTCATTTGGGCCATGTGGGTAGCAGCAAAATCCGTAGTTTCTGGTTGGGGCTGACCAATGGCCGCACCAGTGCCACACCAACCAAAGACAGCACTCGCCGTTATTACCAGCATCTGAACCGCCTGAGCGCCAATTTAGCTTTACTGTCTGATGTCTCAATGGGGGTGTTGGGTGGCAGCCTGAAACGTCGTGAACGTATCTCTGCCCGTCTGGGGGATATTCTCAGCCAAATGTATCTGGCATCAGCAACGTTGAAACGCTATGAAGACGAAGGCCGCCAAAAAGAAGATCTGCCGCTGGTTCATTGGGGTGTGCAGGATGCCCTGCATCAGGCAGAGCAGGCTCTGGATGATTTACTGCGTAACTTCCCAAATGGCGTTATTGCCGGGTTAATGCGGTTGGTGGTCTTCCCGTTTGGTCGCGTACATCAGGCACCGTCAGACCAGTTGGACCATCAACTGGCGCAGTTACTGCAAGTACCGTCAGCAACCCGCAGCCGTATTGGTCGTGGTCAGTATCTGACACCGAGCGAGTTTAATCCAGTAGGTTTGCTGGAAGCCGCTTTGCAAGATGTGATTGCAGCAGAGCCAATTCATAAGCGCCTGAGTAAAGAAGCGGGTAAAAGCCTGCCATTTACTCGCCTGGATGTGCTGGCAAAAAATGCGCTGGCTGAAGGGAAAATCAATGTTGAAGAGGCCGCTATTTTGACTAAAGCAGAAGAGAGTCGCCTGCGCTCAATTAATGTCGATGAGTTTGCAGCCGATGCCTTGGCAGCCAAGCCCGCACTAAAGCAGCCAACCAAACAACGGCAAACTGAAGCAGCGTAA